In a genomic window of Planctomycetota bacterium:
- a CDS encoding prenyltransferase/squalene oxidase repeat-containing protein: MPPPLDIQALAQAVSSARERLLEARSPDGHWLGELSSSALSTATAVAALALMDPAAHEPLIRKGIRWLAEHRSPDGGWGDTVQSRSNLSTTALVWGAFGAVAARIPLAEKDTRDACRHAESWLGRAAGGLEPERLASAIAARYGNDRTFSAPILTLCALAGRLGQGRAAWQHVAPLPFELAAFPHRLYKWLRLPVVSYALPALIAIGQARFRHAPPRNPLARAVRHAVRAKTLRVLQGTQPESGGFLEAVPLTSFVAMSLASLGQAGHPVATRAAEFLRQTVRPDGSWPIDANLATWTTTLSVNALGDALPQEARRPLLGWLLAQQHRVEHPYTHAEPGGWAWTDLSGGVPDADDTAGALLALRQLAGGDGWMSGGVDECPTRPFIHSFIHPSSSHPALRTPHSAVASGIRWLLGLQNRDGGIPTFCRGWGKLPFDRSAADLTAHALQAWNAWHDALPPRLCVGVASAMRRALGFLERSQRADGSWVPLWFGNEAAPDEANPTYGTARVIMALAGVPRADTHALQRGAAWLLSAQNPDGGWGGAPGVPASIEETALALDALCRFAALSSPSATPSPQPAIASGARWLLERTDGGRSFAPSPIGLYFAKLWYYERLYPLIFAVGALGRVLELTRRAR; encoded by the coding sequence GTGCCACCACCGCTCGACATCCAGGCTCTGGCACAAGCAGTCTCCTCCGCGCGCGAACGGCTGCTGGAGGCGCGCAGCCCCGATGGCCACTGGCTGGGCGAGCTCTCGAGCAGCGCGCTCTCAACCGCCACGGCGGTGGCCGCGCTCGCCTTGATGGACCCCGCCGCGCACGAGCCGCTGATCCGCAAGGGGATTCGCTGGCTCGCCGAGCACCGGAGCCCCGACGGCGGCTGGGGTGACACCGTCCAGTCGCGGTCCAACCTCAGCACCACGGCCCTCGTCTGGGGCGCCTTCGGTGCCGTCGCCGCACGCATCCCGCTTGCGGAGAAGGACACACGAGATGCTTGTCGCCACGCGGAGTCCTGGCTCGGCCGGGCCGCAGGCGGGCTGGAGCCCGAGCGCCTGGCCTCGGCCATCGCCGCGCGCTACGGCAACGACCGCACATTCTCCGCGCCGATCCTCACCCTGTGCGCGCTGGCCGGGCGGCTGGGGCAGGGCAGGGCGGCCTGGCAACACGTGGCCCCGTTGCCCTTCGAGCTGGCCGCATTCCCGCACCGCCTCTACAAGTGGCTGCGGCTGCCTGTGGTGAGCTACGCGCTGCCGGCCCTCATCGCCATCGGGCAGGCGCGGTTCCGCCACGCCCCGCCGCGCAATCCCCTCGCCCGCGCTGTCCGACACGCCGTGCGCGCGAAAACGCTCCGCGTGCTCCAGGGCACGCAGCCCGAAAGCGGCGGCTTCCTCGAGGCGGTGCCCCTCACCAGCTTCGTGGCCATGAGCCTCGCGAGCCTTGGGCAGGCGGGGCACCCGGTGGCCACGAGAGCGGCCGAGTTCCTGCGCCAGACCGTGCGCCCCGATGGCAGTTGGCCGATTGACGCGAATCTCGCCACATGGACGACTACCCTCTCGGTCAATGCCCTGGGCGACGCGTTGCCCCAGGAAGCCCGACGGCCTCTTCTCGGCTGGCTCCTCGCCCAGCAGCACCGCGTCGAGCACCCCTACACCCACGCCGAGCCCGGCGGCTGGGCGTGGACCGATCTCAGCGGGGGCGTGCCCGACGCCGATGATACCGCCGGCGCGCTCCTTGCGCTACGGCAGCTAGCAGGCGGGGATGGTTGGATGAGTGGAGGGGTGGACGAATGCCCGACCCGGCCATTCATTCATTCATTCATCCATCCATCCTCTTCCCATCCCGCACTCCGCACTCCTCACTCCGCAGTCGCTTCGGGGATCCGGTGGCTCCTCGGTCTTCAGAACCGCGACGGCGGCATTCCCACCTTCTGCCGCGGCTGGGGCAAGCTGCCCTTCGACCGCAGCGCCGCCGACCTCACGGCCCACGCGCTCCAGGCCTGGAACGCCTGGCACGACGCCCTGCCGCCGCGCCTCTGCGTCGGCGTAGCCAGCGCGATGCGCCGCGCGCTCGGCTTTCTCGAGCGCTCCCAGCGCGCCGACGGCTCGTGGGTGCCGTTGTGGTTCGGCAACGAGGCGGCGCCCGACGAGGCCAACCCCACCTATGGCACCGCCCGAGTGATCATGGCCCTTGCGGGAGTGCCGCGCGCAGACACGCACGCCCTACAGCGTGGGGCCGCGTGGCTCCTTTCGGCCCAGAATCCCGACGGCGGTTGGGGCGGCGCGCCCGGCGTGCCCGCCAGCATTGAAGAAACCGCCCTCGCCCTCGATGCCCTCTGCCGCTTCGCCGCCCTCTCTTCGCCGTCCGCCACCCCCAGTCCCCAACCCGCGATCGCCTCGGGCGCCCGCTGGCTGTTGGAACGCACCGATGGCGGTCGCTCGTTCGCCCCTTCGCCCATCGGCCTCTATTTCGCCAAGCTGTGGTACTACGAGAGGCTCTATCCCCTCATCTTCGCCGTCGGCGCGCTCGGACGCGTGCTTGAACTCACACGGCGAGCGCGCTAG
- a CDS encoding glycosyltransferase family 4 protein produces the protein MRIVYLMPGAGGSFYCENCLRDAALIRAVARLGHDPLMVPLYLPLKIDEPTSVPAAPVFFGGINVYLEQKSALFRRLPRGLTRWLDAPWLLRWAAKRAGMTRARDLADTTLSMLRGEHGHQARELERLIEWLAAEQKPDVVSLSNCLLIGAARALRERLGVPVVCVLQDEDIFLDGLPEPQRAQAYDAIVERAAHVDAFIAVSHYYAGLMRERLRLPPEKVHVVHNGIPVEGYSPAPDARGGFGPPSNRSDEADESDRSDRSAAVTGAPPVLGFLERLCPEKGVDFLAEAFLALRPKFRGLRLRLAGGWTTADEPFLRGVRHRVAEAGAADAVEFLPNLQRAERQAFLRTLSVLSVPSRHPEAFGMYVIEALAAGVPVALPRRGAFPELVEATGGGVLYDGDGPEPLAAALGALLADPACARALGARGREAVRRDFAVEVTARKTMEVYSALVKR, from the coding sequence ATGAGGATTGTCTACCTGATGCCGGGGGCTGGCGGCAGCTTCTACTGCGAGAACTGCCTGCGCGACGCCGCGCTCATCCGCGCCGTGGCCAGGCTCGGCCACGACCCGCTCATGGTCCCCCTCTACCTGCCCCTGAAGATTGACGAGCCGACCAGCGTGCCGGCCGCGCCGGTCTTCTTCGGCGGCATCAACGTCTACCTCGAGCAGAAGTCGGCCCTCTTTCGCCGCCTGCCGCGCGGGCTCACGCGCTGGCTCGACGCGCCCTGGCTGCTCCGTTGGGCGGCGAAGCGCGCGGGCATGACCCGCGCCCGCGACCTCGCCGACACCACGCTCTCCATGCTCCGCGGCGAACACGGGCATCAGGCCAGGGAACTCGAGCGCCTGATCGAATGGCTCGCTGCCGAGCAGAAGCCCGATGTTGTCTCCCTCTCCAACTGCCTGCTCATCGGCGCGGCCCGCGCCCTGCGCGAGCGGCTCGGCGTGCCGGTCGTGTGCGTGCTTCAGGACGAGGATATCTTCCTCGACGGGTTGCCCGAGCCGCAACGCGCGCAGGCCTACGACGCGATTGTCGAGCGGGCGGCTCATGTGGACGCCTTCATCGCGGTGAGCCATTACTACGCGGGCCTGATGCGCGAGCGTCTGCGCCTGCCGCCCGAGAAGGTGCACGTCGTCCACAACGGCATTCCCGTGGAAGGCTACTCGCCCGCCCCAGACGCGCGCGGGGGCTTCGGGCCTCCATCGAACAGGTCCGACGAGGCAGACGAGTCCGACAGGTCCGACCGGTCCGCTGCCGTCACAGGCGCCCCGCCCGTGCTCGGCTTCCTCGAGCGCCTCTGCCCCGAAAAGGGCGTGGACTTCCTGGCCGAGGCGTTTCTGGCTCTTCGCCCGAAGTTCCGCGGCCTGAGGCTCCGGCTTGCGGGTGGATGGACGACGGCCGACGAGCCGTTCCTCCGCGGCGTGCGCCATCGTGTGGCGGAAGCCGGCGCGGCCGATGCCGTGGAGTTTCTGCCCAACCTCCAGCGGGCCGAGCGCCAGGCGTTCCTGCGCACCCTGTCGGTGCTGTCGGTGCCCTCGCGGCATCCCGAGGCGTTTGGCATGTATGTTATCGAGGCGCTGGCCGCGGGCGTGCCCGTGGCGCTGCCGCGCCGGGGCGCGTTCCCCGAGCTGGTCGAAGCCACGGGCGGGGGCGTGCTCTACGACGGCGACGGCCCCGAGCCGCTCGCCGCCGCGCTGGGCGCCCTCCTCGCCGACCCCGCCTGCGCCCGCGCACTCGGCGCACGCGGCCGCGAAGCCGTCCGACGCGACTTTGCCGTGGAGGTGACAGCGCGGAAGACGATGGAGGTCTACAGCGCCCTTGTGAAGAGGTGA
- the glgP gene encoding alpha-glucan family phosphorylase — MSPIRGDLRTFCVVPSLPEPLSGLAELANNFWWGWNSEVFSLFRRMDPDLWERTNHNPVQLLAEATQERLAELAADPSYVAAVRRQTTLLREYLAAPTWFAQAHPELKGARIAYFSFEFGINQCLPIYSGGLGVLAGDHVKSASDLGLPLVGVGLLYREGYFRQRLGADGWQKEEYPETDFYTTPISLVKGADGAPITVGVEYPGRSVRAQIWRAQVGRIELFLLDTNVPENSEHDRNITARLYGNAAGSEERMAQEMMLGIGGVRALRALGIEPDLYHMNEGHCAFLALERCRMLVTWHRVPFGTAAEAVAGQAVFTTHTPVPAGNERFDEGLMRRFFHSYSQALGLEWDEFMALGREDPGDRNELFCLTVLAMKLSRARNGVSKLHAKVSRAMWRRLWPDTPLDEVPIAAITNGVHTRSWLSVDMATLLDRYLDPHWMDRPVDHAVWQRVDRIPDAELWRTHERRRERLVAIVRARLRAQLAQGGASPDEVAAAAEVLDPEALTIGFARRFATYKRGKLLFRDRERLLRLLSDRQRPVQLIFAGKAHPHDVHGKEFIRDIVAEAHTPEFRRRIVFLEDYDLCLAHYLASGVDAWLNTPRRPLEASGTSGMKIAANGGLNISVLDGWWDEGYVPGNGWAIGHAEEYADEERRDAVESRLLYDLLEKQVIPLFYDRGSDTVPNGWVKMMKAALRTINPVFNTNRMVHEYTERFYVPGIRRGRTLLADDLRRAAALAAWKQRLRDRWGKIRLLEVLAEPPDEVKVGDQFPVQARFFLGDVQPEEVTVQLYEGRLDARRTIVEPNIIEMACEGAGRPGEWRYAAQVACRTAGRHGSVFRVLPRHEDLACPHDVGLVFWA, encoded by the coding sequence ATGTCCCCCATTCGCGGCGACCTTCGCACCTTCTGCGTCGTCCCGTCCCTGCCCGAGCCCCTTAGCGGCCTCGCGGAGCTGGCCAATAACTTCTGGTGGGGTTGGAACAGCGAGGTGTTCTCGCTGTTCCGCCGGATGGACCCCGACCTGTGGGAGCGCACGAACCACAACCCCGTGCAATTGCTGGCCGAGGCGACCCAAGAGCGCCTGGCCGAGCTGGCGGCCGACCCCAGCTATGTGGCCGCGGTGCGGCGCCAGACGACGCTCCTGCGCGAGTACCTGGCCGCGCCCACCTGGTTCGCCCAGGCGCACCCGGAGCTCAAGGGCGCCCGGATCGCCTACTTCTCCTTCGAGTTCGGCATCAACCAGTGCCTGCCGATCTACTCGGGCGGCCTGGGCGTGCTGGCCGGCGACCACGTGAAGTCGGCGAGCGACCTCGGCCTGCCCCTGGTGGGCGTGGGGCTGCTCTACCGCGAGGGCTACTTCCGTCAGCGTCTGGGCGCCGATGGCTGGCAGAAGGAAGAGTACCCCGAGACCGACTTCTACACGACACCCATCTCGCTCGTGAAGGGCGCGGACGGCGCACCGATCACCGTGGGCGTCGAGTACCCCGGCCGTTCGGTGCGCGCGCAGATCTGGCGCGCGCAGGTGGGCCGCATCGAGCTCTTCCTCCTCGACACCAATGTGCCCGAGAACAGCGAGCACGACCGCAACATCACGGCGCGGCTCTACGGCAACGCCGCCGGGTCCGAGGAACGGATGGCCCAGGAGATGATGCTGGGCATCGGCGGTGTGCGCGCCCTGCGCGCGCTCGGCATCGAGCCCGACCTGTACCACATGAACGAGGGCCACTGCGCCTTCCTCGCTCTCGAACGGTGCCGCATGCTCGTCACCTGGCATCGCGTGCCCTTCGGCACCGCCGCCGAGGCCGTCGCCGGCCAGGCCGTCTTCACCACACACACGCCCGTGCCGGCCGGCAACGAGCGGTTCGACGAGGGCCTGATGCGCCGCTTCTTCCACAGCTACAGCCAGGCGCTGGGCCTGGAGTGGGACGAATTCATGGCCCTCGGCCGCGAGGACCCGGGCGACCGCAACGAACTCTTCTGCCTCACCGTGCTGGCGATGAAGCTCTCGCGCGCGCGCAACGGCGTGAGCAAGCTGCACGCCAAAGTGTCGCGGGCCATGTGGCGGCGCCTGTGGCCCGACACGCCCCTCGACGAGGTGCCCATCGCGGCCATCACCAACGGCGTCCACACGCGGAGTTGGCTCTCGGTGGACATGGCCACGCTTCTCGACCGCTACCTCGACCCCCACTGGATGGACCGTCCGGTGGACCACGCGGTGTGGCAGCGGGTGGACCGGATACCCGACGCCGAGCTTTGGCGCACGCACGAGCGGCGTCGCGAGCGGCTGGTGGCCATCGTGCGCGCGCGCCTTCGCGCCCAGCTTGCGCAAGGCGGCGCCAGCCCCGACGAGGTGGCGGCCGCGGCCGAAGTGCTCGACCCCGAGGCCCTCACCATCGGGTTCGCGCGGCGCTTCGCCACCTACAAACGCGGCAAGCTGCTCTTCCGCGACCGCGAACGCCTCCTCCGCCTCCTCAGCGACCGGCAGCGGCCCGTCCAGCTCATCTTCGCCGGCAAGGCCCACCCCCACGACGTCCACGGCAAGGAGTTCATCCGCGACATCGTCGCCGAGGCCCACACCCCCGAGTTCCGCCGCCGCATCGTCTTTCTGGAAGATTACGACCTGTGCCTTGCTCACTACCTGGCGAGCGGGGTGGACGCCTGGCTCAACACCCCGCGCCGCCCCCTCGAGGCCAGCGGCACCAGCGGCATGAAGATCGCCGCCAACGGCGGCCTCAACATCAGCGTGCTCGACGGCTGGTGGGACGAGGGCTATGTGCCCGGCAACGGCTGGGCCATCGGCCACGCCGAAGAGTACGCCGACGAGGAGCGGCGCGACGCCGTCGAGAGCCGGCTCCTCTACGATCTCCTCGAGAAGCAGGTGATCCCGCTCTTCTACGACCGCGGCAGCGACACCGTGCCCAACGGCTGGGTGAAGATGATGAAAGCCGCGCTCCGCACCATCAACCCCGTGTTCAACACCAACCGGATGGTGCACGAGTACACCGAGCGGTTCTACGTGCCGGGCATCCGGCGCGGCCGCACGCTGTTGGCCGACGACCTGCGCCGCGCCGCCGCGCTCGCCGCCTGGAAGCAACGCCTGCGCGACCGCTGGGGCAAGATTCGCCTCCTCGAGGTCCTGGCCGAGCCCCCCGACGAGGTCAAGGTGGGCGACCAGTTCCCCGTTCAGGCCCGGTTCTTCCTGGGCGACGTGCAGCCCGAGGAAGTCACGGTGCAACTCTACGAGGGGCGGCTCGACGCCCGGCGCACCATCGTGGAGCCCAACATCATCGAGATGGCCTGCGAGGGCGCCGGCCGGCCCGGCGAGTGGCGCTACGCCGCCCAGGTCGCCTGCCGCACCGCCGGCCGACACGGCAGCGTCTTCCGAGTCCTCCCGCGCCACGAGGACCTCGCGTGCCCGCACGACGTGGGCCTCGTCTTCTGGGCCTGA
- a CDS encoding ABC transporter ATP-binding protein codes for MSAAAPLLELVDVSKRYEGPEGAAPPVLRSVRLRVEDGESLAIVGPSGCGKSTLLNLIGALDRPSGGSVHFKGQDLSALDDQALALLRNREIGFIFQLHHLLPQCTVLENVLVPTLVAGGRGDAPEARARSLLARVGLGERLGYFPGQLSGGERQRVAVVRALINRPSLLLADEPTGSLDRAAADNLADLLVELNREEGVALILVTHALDLAAKMGRVLALREGELRAAPP; via the coding sequence ATGTCTGCTGCCGCCCCCTTGCTCGAACTGGTGGACGTGTCGAAGCGCTACGAGGGCCCCGAGGGCGCGGCCCCGCCTGTGCTGCGCAGCGTGAGGCTGCGGGTCGAGGACGGCGAGTCGCTCGCCATCGTGGGGCCGTCGGGCTGCGGCAAGAGCACGCTGCTCAACCTCATCGGCGCGCTCGACCGCCCGTCGGGCGGCTCCGTGCACTTCAAGGGGCAGGACCTCTCGGCTCTGGACGACCAGGCCCTCGCCCTGCTGCGCAACCGCGAGATCGGCTTCATCTTCCAGCTTCATCACCTGCTGCCGCAGTGCACCGTGCTCGAGAACGTGCTGGTGCCCACCCTGGTGGCTGGCGGCAGAGGCGATGCCCCTGAGGCGCGGGCGCGAAGCCTGCTCGCGCGGGTGGGCCTCGGCGAGCGGCTGGGCTACTTCCCTGGGCAGCTCTCAGGCGGCGAGCGGCAGCGTGTGGCGGTGGTGCGCGCCCTCATCAATCGCCCGAGCCTGCTCCTGGCCGACGAGCCAACGGGGTCCCTCGATCGCGCCGCGGCCGACAATCTGGCCGACCTGCTGGTCGAGTTGAACCGCGAGGAGGGGGTCGCCCTCATCCTGGTCACCCACGCCCTGGACCTGGCGGCGAAGATGGGGCGGGTGCTCGCGTTGCGCGAAGGCGAGTTGAGGGCCGCTCCTCCGTAG
- a CDS encoding PQQ-binding-like beta-propeller repeat protein: MALLCAVWALCVAQPPSATGADWPIFRGDAALSGRAAGALPDALALLWRFKTGDAVKSSAAIAAGRVFVGSNDAKFYALDLASGKPLWEFKAEDSVQAAPCVAGDSVFVGCDAGFLYCLDAASGKLRWKYETGGQIMGGANTVPAPEGKGTWVLVGSYDNKLHCVDATTGKAVWTYATQNYVNGAPAVSDGRITFGGCDAFIHVVAVADGRKLAAIETGSYIAASAAMAGSRVFVGNYGGALFCADTADPRIVWKHESQGGEPFFASPAIGDDRIVVGSRDRRLHCFARDSGKPLWAFRTRGEVDSSPVICGDKVVFGSADGRLYLVRLADGKQVWSFEIGEPVIASPAVADGKVIVGSEDGTVYAFGARR; the protein is encoded by the coding sequence ATGGCCCTCTTATGCGCGGTGTGGGCGCTCTGTGTGGCGCAGCCGCCTTCGGCGACGGGGGCGGACTGGCCCATCTTCCGCGGCGACGCGGCGCTCAGCGGCCGCGCCGCCGGCGCCCTGCCCGACGCGCTCGCGCTCCTCTGGCGCTTCAAGACGGGCGACGCCGTGAAGTCCTCCGCCGCCATCGCGGCGGGGCGCGTCTTCGTCGGCTCCAACGACGCCAAGTTCTACGCCCTCGACCTGGCCAGCGGCAAGCCGCTCTGGGAGTTCAAGGCCGAGGACTCGGTCCAGGCCGCGCCCTGCGTGGCCGGCGACAGCGTGTTCGTGGGCTGCGATGCGGGATTTCTCTATTGCCTCGACGCGGCCTCGGGCAAGCTCCGCTGGAAGTACGAGACCGGCGGCCAGATCATGGGCGGGGCGAACACGGTGCCGGCGCCCGAAGGCAAGGGCACCTGGGTGCTCGTGGGCAGCTACGACAACAAGCTCCATTGCGTGGATGCCACCACGGGCAAGGCCGTGTGGACGTATGCGACGCAGAACTACGTCAACGGCGCACCGGCGGTCTCGGACGGACGAATCACCTTCGGCGGCTGCGATGCCTTCATCCACGTGGTGGCGGTGGCGGACGGCCGGAAGCTGGCGGCCATCGAGACTGGCTCGTACATCGCCGCCTCGGCGGCCATGGCCGGCAGCCGCGTATTCGTGGGCAACTACGGCGGCGCCCTGTTCTGCGCCGATACGGCGGACCCCAGGATCGTGTGGAAGCACGAGAGCCAGGGCGGCGAGCCGTTCTTCGCCTCGCCCGCCATTGGCGACGACCGGATCGTGGTCGGCTCGCGCGACCGGCGCCTCCACTGCTTCGCCCGCGACTCGGGCAAGCCGCTCTGGGCCTTCCGCACGCGGGGCGAGGTGGACAGCTCGCCCGTCATCTGCGGCGACAAGGTGGTCTTCGGCTCGGCCGACGGGCGCCTCTACCTCGTGCGCCTCGCCGACGGCAAGCAGGTGTGGAGCTTCGAGATCGGCGAGCCGGTCATCGCCTCGCCGGCCGTAGCCGACGGCAAAGTGATTGTCGGCTCCGAGGATGGCACGGTTTACGCCTTTGGGGCGAGACGATGA